The stretch of DNA GAGAGCGACGGCGAGGATCACCCACCAACCCCCAAACCCAaccccgccatcgccgccgcggccgtagcagccgccgccgctgctccgGTGGTCCCCGTCGACTCCTCCACTAGGTACGAGCATAGAGTTCGAATTCGATCTGACTGTGCTGGACTGCTGCTACTCGTGGGTTCATCCCCCCTGCAAATAGTTTCGAATTGGGCGTTCTTCCTCGCGCACTCACGGTCGTCACTCGTAGGTCATAACCCTAGGATGTgctctctctttctttttttgcGTGGGAGGGTGATCCTGCCATAACATTGAACTTCTCTGGCGAATTGTGTTGAGTTCAGCACGATCCCTTTACATGGACTGCTAGGTTTACTGCACATGCTCATCCAACGAAGTTCGAAGCTTGCTTAGCAGTCTTTTAGAATTAGCAGTTTAGCACACATCTCTTCAGCACTTGATGACCTTTATTATCACTTGCCTGGTAATTTCCTGGTTCTCTGTTGAGTGCTTAGGCCATATGCATTGATAATTTGTATATTTTACTTGCAGGAGTTGCAACGAGGAGGGTAGTTTGGCAAAAAACACGACCGTGGTGAAGGAGCCTGATACTGTTGAATGCGAAGGTAAGGCATGCTAAGCAGTGGAAGGAAAGTTTTCTGTAGTGAATTGATTACTTAGGGTTCTTTGTGAACAGATGTCGAGCAACATTGTCCAGGGGCTTCCGTTTCACGCGAGGAGAAAGTTAGCAACCTGAAAGCTGTGAGTATCAGAGATGCCACCGGAGAATGAGCATTCATAGTTATTTTTTATATCTCTAATACAAAAAAGGTTAAACTGCATTTAGACTCCATTTAATATTGTATCGACCACGGGGTTGTCATCCCATCGCTTTGAGTGCAAGTTGGTGATTTGAAGGGGAATTcccagtatgattatggttacaAACTTAATGTTCGTTTTGCAGGCTCTAGTAAATGTTGCCCGGAAGATGCCTAAGAATGCTCATGCCCATTTTATGTTGGGTTTGATGTACCAAAGGCTTGGTCAGCCACAGAAGGTAAATGTTCCTTCACCTCGGAAAGTTAAACTCTGTAACATATGCATAGAGCTTAATCGACTCCTGAAATCTGCCAGGCAATAATAGCATATGATAAGTCGTCTGAAATATTGCTACAAGATGAACAAGAAGTGCGGAGGCCTGATTTACTCTCATCAGTGAGGATTCACCATGCTCAGGTTCATCAGCCTACCTTCTGTTTATGTTTTTCTTGCTACTCTTCTTCTGGCTGTGTATTCCCCCAACTGCCACTTGATGCAGCTATTTCTCATGCAGTGTATTTTGCAAGCAAGCATGGGTGATAGTTTTGACGAAGAGCTTGACACTAGTGAATTGAGTGAAATCCTTGTTAAGCTGAAGAGTTCAGTTGAATTGGACCCCAGGCAGGCCGCTGTTTGGAACATTCTCGGTTTAGTTCTTCTTCGGGGTGGTCAACTTCAGGTACCAATATGCTGATTGTGGTGCGATTCTTTCGATTTGTCACATGTCAGTGCCTAAAAGGAAATTTCTTGGAATACTACCTGATTGTTCACCCTGTCCAGAGTGCTATCTCAGTTTTTTCTACTCTCACGACTGTTGCTCCAGATTACCTGGACTCGCTTGCCAATCTTGGTGTTGCATATATTCAAAGGTGTGAACTTGAAATTACCATTCCCATTTTCCTTTGTTTCACACTGTTAATATATTTATCAATTTTCAGTGGGGATCTAGAATTGTCCACAAAATGCTTTCAAGAGCTCGTTCTGAAAGATCAAAGTCACCCAGCTGCTCTGGTGAACTACGGTGCTCTCCTTCTATGTAAATATGGGTCTTTGGCCGCAGGTACACGAGCAACGTCTTTGCCATAGTCTTCTCTTTTTAGTCTTTTCATATCTTATCTTAAAGCTGTGTGGTCGCCATTTAGAACCAAGCTTATCTATATCATGGTATTTTGATGAGTGGATATTACTTTTAGTTGCTGCCTAATACATTGTCACATAGCAGGGGCAAGTGGTACTGTCAGTGCAGGGTCTTATCTGCATCAGAAAGAAGCCTTAGTTGCTGCAAAAGAGTGCTTACTTGCAGCTGTGAGGTCTGATCCTAAAGCTGCATCGATATGGGTCAATCTTGCAAATGCATATTACATGGCTGGTGAACATAGAAATTCGAAGAGGTGTTTGGAGCAGGTAACAACTGTTGTTATTTAGTGTTGCTGAAATGAGTTGTCATATACACTTGTTTATTGATACTGTATATCTTATAAGCACACTAGGTACCAGTTTTTAGTAATTTTTTAATGACAATTCATTCTTTGATGTGTCTTGTCTCTTTTCCGTGTGCAAATTTCTGTATGTGTGTTTTTTGGAGGTGGGGGGGAGGGGAGGTGCATGAAGTCCATTGCTAAGAACACTACTATGGTTCATCCAAATAAACTGTGGCCTGTTTGCCAGCTGGTTAGCACGTGTGTTGTGACATGATGTCCTGCGCTTGTTATATTGGAGTTAttagctactccctccgtctcataatataagacgtttttgcaagctaacatagcttgcaaaaacgtcttatattatgggacggaggtagtagttctTGGCGCTTGCCCTGCCAGTACCTCAAACTGGACTAGTCACGGAGCTTCCAACTGGTTTAAACTGTGGATCCTGGCTGTTATCACTGAGTTTGTGGTATAGTAACTTCAGTGAAATTTACAATATTCAAGTTGAGAAATGCTTGTCCACCAGCCAATCTCCCTCCAGCTCCACCATTGCCTAACACTGTAGCGTACTCAATACCATGAAGTACTTCCTTTTTGTTATGGTACTACTTACTAGATGGTCCCAGTGTTACAACATTTCATTGTGACGAAGTTGCTGATGGTTTGGTAAATGGGCAAAGTAGATATCACATTCTTTTTTTTTTCTATTATTTGCAGGCAGCAAAATTTGAACCCAATCATATGCCTGCCCGGTATGCTATTGCAGTTCACCGTATCAGAGGTGCTGTAAGATTGCAATGTTCTGATGATCAGCTTATCTGGGCTGCAAATGAGATGGCAACGGTTCTAAAAGAAGGAGACACTTCAGTAGTTGATCTCCCAGTTGCATGGGCGGGGTTGGCAATGGCTCACAGGGCACAGCATGAAATTGCAGCTGCTTATGATGGTGAACAGACAATTCTAAATGAGGCAGAAGAGCGAGCTCTTTATACACTAAAGCAGGTGACGTTTGCAAACTATCACCACCACGAAACCATTCACTTCATCCTGAACTGACAAAGTGCAAAATATGGGTACTGGAAAACAGCAGCAAAAATTGATAATATTATATTGACATCTTATTTGCAGGCAATCCAagaggacccagatgatgctgttcaatggcatcagcttggCTTATACAATATGTGCACAACTCAGTTTAGTCGATCTGTAAATTTTCTCAAGGCTGCAATAGCTCGTTCCCCAGAATGCTGCTATGCTTGGTCTAATCTCGGTAAGTTTGAAGCTCAGTTTagtcatgtactccctccgttcggaattacttgtctcggaaatggatgtatctagaactagaatacatctagatacatccatttctgcgacaagtaatttcgaacggagggagtatatat from Triticum urartu cultivar G1812 chromosome 3, Tu2.1, whole genome shotgun sequence encodes:
- the LOC125545460 gene encoding UDP-N-acetylglucosamine--peptide N-acetylglucosaminyltransferase 110 kDa subunit isoform X1: MLEAQPPPPSRAMMLADLNVDPPESDGEDHPPTPKPNPAIAAAAVAAAAAAPVVPVDSSTRSCNEEGSLAKNTTVVKEPDTVECEDVEQHCPGASVSREEKVSNLKAALVNVARKMPKNAHAHFMLGLMYQRLGQPQKAIIAYDKSSEILLQDEQEVRRPDLLSSVRIHHAQCILQASMGDSFDEELDTSELSEILVKLKSSVELDPRQAAVWNILGLVLLRGGQLQSAISVFSTLTTVAPDYLDSLANLGVAYIQSGDLELSTKCFQELVLKDQSHPAALVNYGALLLCKYGSLAAAGASGTVSAGSYLHQKEALVAAKECLLAAVRSDPKAASIWVNLANAYYMAGEHRNSKRCLEQAAKFEPNHMPARYAIAVHRIRGAVRLQCSDDQLIWAANEMATVLKEGDTSVVDLPVAWAGLAMAHRAQHEIAAAYDGEQTILNEAEERALYTLKQAIQEDPDDAVQWHQLGLYNMCTTQFSRSVNFLKAAIARSPECCYAWSNLGIALQLSNDPSSETVYKRALVLSSSQQSYAILSNIGILYRQHRLYELARKMLSRSLEICPGYAPANNNLGLVFVAEGRWEDAVSCFEKAVKSDDLLDAAKSNLAKALALVKKQ
- the LOC125545460 gene encoding UDP-N-acetylglucosamine--peptide N-acetylglucosaminyltransferase 110 kDa subunit isoform X2, with amino-acid sequence MLEAQPPPPSRAMMLADLNVDPPESDGEDHPPTPKPNPAIAAAAVAAAAAAPVVPVDSSTRSCNEEGSLAKNTTVVKEPDTVECEDVEQHCPGASVSREEKVSNLKAALVNVARKMPKNAHAHFMLGLMYQRLGQPQKAIIAYDKSSEILLQDEQEVRRPDLLSSVRIHHAQCILQASMGDSFDEELDTSELSEILVKLKSSVELDPRQAAVWNILGLVLLRGGQLQSAISVFSTLTTVAPDYLDSLANLGVAYIQSGDLELSTKCFQELVLKDQSHPAALVNYGALLLCKYGSLAAGASGTVSAGSYLHQKEALVAAKECLLAAVRSDPKAASIWVNLANAYYMAGEHRNSKRCLEQAAKFEPNHMPARYAIAVHRIRGAVRLQCSDDQLIWAANEMATVLKEGDTSVVDLPVAWAGLAMAHRAQHEIAAAYDGEQTILNEAEERALYTLKQAIQEDPDDAVQWHQLGLYNMCTTQFSRSVNFLKAAIARSPECCYAWSNLGIALQLSNDPSSETVYKRALVLSSSQQSYAILSNIGILYRQHRLYELARKMLSRSLEICPGYAPANNNLGLVFVAEGRWEDAVSCFEKAVKSDDLLDAAKSNLAKALALVKKQ